The window CACGATCGCCCAGCCGGTCGCCGCCTCGCTGCCGCTGGCCGCGCGCGAGGGCTGGTACCGGCGCAATGCCGTCCTGGGTGTCGGCACGACCGGGAGGACGGCCACATGAGCGCCTGGACCCTGGACGATCTCGCCGGCCTGGCGCGGCCGGCCATCCTCGAAGAGCTGTCGATCGACGCGATCTTCGCGGCGCGCCAGGCCGAGCTGGTCGAGCGCCTGGTGGCCGCCGGGATCGACTATTCGGTCGAGGATCTGGAGACCGACCCGGCCATGATCCTCCTGCAGGAGGCGGCCTTCGAGGAGACGATACTCCGCGGGCGGACGAACGACGTGGCCCGGGCGCGGTACCTCTATTATGCGCGCCTGACCGAGGTCGACCATCTCGGCGCCTTCTACGATGTGACCAGGCTGGCGGGCGAGCCGGACGCGCGCTTCAAGCTGCGCATCCGCCTGGCCGTCCAGGGGCGTTCGACTGGCGGGACCGAGCCCGGCTACCGGGGCGCGGCACTCGGCGCCTCGCTCAGGGTGGCCGATGCGCGGGT of the Prosthecodimorpha staleyi genome contains:
- a CDS encoding baseplate J/gp47 family protein; this encodes MSAWTLDDLAGLARPAILEELSIDAIFAARQAELVERLVAAGIDYSVEDLETDPAMILLQEAAFEETILRGRTNDVARARYLYYARLTEVDHLGAFYDVTRLAGEPDARFKLRIRLAVQGRSTGGTEPGYRGAALGASLRVADARVYREGRAPIIHVAVFSTDNNGVADETLLGLVRTALEQADRQVINDTIDVRSAVVDVVPVAADLWLLPDADVSLITTLRDGLQAAWAEASGLGRDLTRAWLASRLMADGVSNVVVTAPAADLVVPFDKAVRLGLPVLTYRGRSY